Proteins found in one Rhinolophus ferrumequinum isolate MPI-CBG mRhiFer1 chromosome 9, mRhiFer1_v1.p, whole genome shotgun sequence genomic segment:
- the PLOD1 gene encoding procollagen-lysine,2-oxoglutarate 5-dioxygenase 1, which yields MRPLLLLAPLGWLLLAEAKGDAKPEDNLLVLTVATKETEGFRRFKRSAQFFNYKIQVLGLGEDWIGEKATSAGGGLKVRLLKKALKKHADKENLVVLFTDSYDVLFASGPRELLKKFRQARSQVVFSAEELIYPDRRLEAKYPVVSDGKRFLGSGGFIGYAPNLSKLVAEWEGQDSDSDQLFYTKIFLDPEKREQINITLDHRCRIFQNLDGALDEVVLKFEMGHVRARNLAYDTLPVLIHGNGPTKLQLNYLGNYIPRFWTFETGCAVCDEGLRSLKGIGDEALPTVLVGVFIEQPTPFLSLFFQRLLRLHYPRKRMRLFIHNHEQHHKAQVEQFLAEHGGEYQSVKLVGPDMRVANADARNVGMDLCRQDRGCTYYFSVDADVALTEPKILRLLIEQNKNVIAPLMTRHGRLWSNFWGALSADGYYARSEDYVDIVQGRRVGVWNVPYISNIYLIKGSALRAELQQTDLFHHSKLDPDMSFCANIRQQDVFMFLTNRHTFGHLLSLDNYQTTHLHNDLWEVFNNPEEWKEKYIHENYTKALAGKLVETPCPDVYWFPIFTETACDELVEEMEHYGQWSLGNNKDNRIQGGYENVPTIDIHMNQINFEREWHKFLVEYIAPMTEKLYPGYYTRAQFDLAFVVRYKPDEQPSLMPHHDASTFTINIALNRVGVDYEGGGCRFLRYNCSIRAPRKGWTLMHPGRLTHYHEGLPTTKGTRYIAVSFVDP from the exons ATGCGGCCCCTGCTGCTCCTCGCCCCGTTGGGCTGGCTGCTCCTGGCCGAAGCGAAGGGCGACGCCAAGCCTGAGG ACAATCTTTTAGTCCTCACGGTGGCCACAAAGGAGACAGAGGGGTTCCGACGCTTCAAGCGCTCAGCCCAGTTCTTCAACTACAAGATCCAG gtgctgggcctgggggaggACTGGATTGGGGAGAAGGCGACATCAGCAGGTGGAGGGCTGAAAGTTCGGCTGCTGAAGAAAGCTCTGAAGAAGCATGCAGACAAGGAGAACCTGGTCGTTCTCTTCACAGACAG CTACGACGTGCTGTTTGCATCGGGGCCCCGGGAGCTCCTGAAGAAGTTCCGGCAGGCCAGGAGCCAGGTGGTCTTCTCGGCCGAGGAGCTCATCTACCCGGACCGCAGGCTGGAGGCCAAGTACCCGGTGGTGTCAGACGGCAAGAGGTTCCTGGGCTCTGGAG GCTTCATCGGTTATGCCCCCAACCTCAGCAAACTGGTGGCTGAGTGGGAGGGCCAGGACAGTGACAGCGACCAACTCTTTTACACCAAGATCTTCTTGGACCCAGAGAAGAGG GAGCAGATCAATATCACCCTGGACCACCGCTGCCGTATCTTCCAGAACCTGGATGGAGCCTTGG ATGAGGTTGTGCTCAAGTTTGAAATGGGCCACGTGAGAGCGCGGAACCTGGCCTATGACACCCTCCCTGTCTTGATTCATGGCAATGGGCCCACCAAG CTGCAGCTGAACTACCTGGGCAACTATATCCCGCGCTTTTGGACCTTTGAGACGGGCTGTGCTGTGTGTGATGAGGGCCTGCGCAGCCTCAAGGGCATCGGG GATGAAGCTTTGCCCACAGTCCTGGTCGGTGTGTTCATCGAACAGCCCACGCCGTTCCTGTCCCTGTTTTTCCAGCGGCTTCTGCGCCTCCATTACCCCCGGAAACGGATGCGGCTTTTCATTCACAACCAC gaaCAACACCACAAGGCTCAAGTGGAGCAGTTCCTGGCAGAGCATGGTGGCGAGTACCAGTCTGTGAAACTGGTGGGCCCTGACATGCGGGTGGCAAACGCGGATGCCAGGAACGTGGGCAT GGATCTGTGCCGGCAGGACCGTGGCTGCACCTACTACTTCAGCGTGGATGCTGATGTGGCCCTGACTGAACCCAAGATCCTGCGACTGCTGATTGAGCAGAACAA GAATGTCATCGCCCCATTGATGACCCGCCATGGGAGGCTGTGGTCGAACTTCTGGGGGGCCCTGAGTGCAGATGGCTACTATGCCCGCTCCGAGGACTACGTGGACATCGTGCAGGGGCGGCGTGT tgGTGTCTGGAACGTGCCCTATATCTCGAACATCTACCTGATCAAGGGCAGTGCCCTGCGGGCTGAGCTGCAGCAGACAGACCTGTTCCACCACAGCAAGCTGGACCCTGACATGTCCTTCTGCGCCAATATCCGGCAGCAG GATGTGTTCATGTTCCTGACCAACCGGCACACCTTTGGCCACCTGCTCTCCCTGGACAATTATCAGACCACCCACCTCCACAATGACCTCTGGGAGGTGTTCAACAACCCTGAG GAATGGAAGGAAAAGTACATCCATGAAAACTACACCAAGGCACTGGCGGGGAAGCTGGTGGAGACG CCTTGCCCGGACGTATACTGGTTCCCTATCTTCACGGAGACGGCCTGCGATGAGCTGGTGGAGGAGATGGAACATTATGGCCAGTGGTCTCTGGGAAATAACAAG GACAACCGCATCCAGGGGGGCTACGAAAACGTGCCAACCATTGATATCCACATGAACCAGATCAACTTTGAGCGGGAGTGGCACAAGTTCTTGGTGGAGTATATTGCCCCCATGACGGAGAAGCTCTACCCCGGCTACTACACCAGG GCCCAGTTCGACCTGGCCTTTGTTGTCCGCTACAAGCCTGATGAGCAGCCCTCGCTGATGCCACACCACGATGCCTCTACCTTCACCATCAACATCGCCCTGAACCGGGTCGGCGTGGATTACGAG GGTGGGGGCTGTCGGTTCCTGCGCTACAACTGCTCCATCCGAGCCCCACGGAAGGGCTGGACACTCATGCACCCCGGGCGACTCACGCACTACCACGAGGGGCTCCCCACCACCAAGGGAACCCGCTACATCGCCGTCTCCTTCGTCGACCCCTAA